The Petropleomorpha daqingensis genome includes a window with the following:
- a CDS encoding TetR family transcriptional regulator — protein MPPTKSETRPSLSRDLVADRALEIADAEGIEAVTIRRLATELGVTPMALYWHFRTKEDLLAGLADRVLDAIEVPARTSDWAADIRAALTVLVAAMRPHPQVAYLVPERIMANPKGLDLTETALATLSDAGFSQEHASYLAMQALRAAITMVTGDQVDDSGQTAEERDAHLRTKKAALASLDPAKYPAVVAHADAMTHCSDVEAFFDFGIDLYVAGVRGLAERAR, from the coding sequence GTGCCGCCCACGAAGTCCGAAACCCGTCCGTCGCTCTCTCGCGACCTGGTCGCCGACCGGGCGCTCGAGATCGCCGATGCCGAGGGGATCGAGGCCGTCACCATCCGCCGCCTCGCCACCGAGCTCGGCGTGACGCCGATGGCCCTGTACTGGCACTTCCGCACCAAGGAGGACCTGCTGGCCGGCCTGGCCGACCGGGTCCTCGACGCGATCGAGGTGCCCGCGCGCACGTCGGACTGGGCGGCCGACATCCGCGCCGCGCTGACCGTGCTGGTCGCGGCGATGCGCCCGCACCCGCAGGTCGCCTACCTCGTCCCGGAGCGGATCATGGCGAACCCGAAGGGGCTCGACCTGACCGAGACGGCGCTGGCCACGCTCAGCGACGCCGGCTTCAGCCAGGAGCACGCGAGCTACCTGGCGATGCAGGCCCTGCGGGCGGCGATCACGATGGTCACCGGCGACCAGGTCGACGACAGCGGGCAGACCGCCGAGGAGCGCGACGCGCACCTGCGCACCAAGAAGGCCGCCCTGGCCTCGCTCGACCCGGCGAAGTACCCCGCCGTCGTCGCGCACGCCGACGCGATGACCCACTGCTCGGACGTCGAGGCCTTCTTCGACTTCGGCATCGACCTCTACGTCGCCGGCGTCCGCGGCCTCGCCGAGCGGGCTCGCTGA
- a CDS encoding ABC-F family ATP-binding cassette domain-containing protein translates to MSATLVARGLAAGHGARVLFSDLDLVVAPGDVVGLVGVNGAGKSTLLRTLAGELPAESGSVVLSPPTATIGHLPQEAERRSAETVFGALARRTGVAAAQAALDHATEALTEGRPGADDAYGEALERWLALGGADLEERAADVVGELAPGVALDAPTTGLSGGQAARVGLAALLLSRYDVLLLDEPTNDLDLDGLARLERFVAEARSGIVVVSHDREFLARTVTRVVELDLAQQLVRVHDGGYESYLVEREVARRHAREQYEDYAETRSELEARARMQRNWMAKGVRNAVRKAGSEPDKNIRAHMRATSEKQAAKARITEKRIERLEEVEEPRKEWELRMTIAAAPRAGAVVATLRGAVVRRGGFTLGPVDLQVDWGDRLAITGANGAGKSTLLGALLGRVALDEGTATLGPSVRIGEIDQARGRFLGGEQLLDAFSAEVPDWPSSEVRTLLAKFGLTAEHVLRPAATLSPGERTRAALALLQARGINVLVLDEPTNHLDLPAIEQLEQALAGYEGTLLLVTHDRRMLEAVHTTRRLVVADGRVAEA, encoded by the coding sequence ATGAGCGCCACCCTCGTCGCGCGCGGCCTGGCGGCCGGGCACGGCGCCCGCGTGCTGTTCTCCGACCTCGACCTCGTCGTCGCCCCCGGTGACGTCGTGGGCCTGGTCGGCGTGAACGGCGCCGGCAAGTCCACGCTGCTGCGCACCCTCGCCGGCGAGCTGCCCGCCGAGTCCGGCAGCGTGGTGCTCTCCCCGCCGACCGCGACCATCGGCCACCTGCCGCAGGAGGCCGAGCGGCGGTCGGCGGAGACGGTGTTCGGCGCGCTCGCCCGTCGCACCGGTGTCGCCGCCGCGCAGGCCGCGCTCGACCACGCCACCGAGGCGCTCACCGAGGGCCGGCCCGGTGCCGACGACGCCTATGGCGAGGCGCTCGAGCGGTGGCTGGCCCTCGGCGGGGCCGACCTGGAGGAGCGGGCGGCCGACGTCGTCGGCGAGCTGGCACCCGGCGTCGCGCTGGACGCGCCGACCACCGGCCTGTCCGGCGGTCAGGCGGCGCGGGTCGGGCTGGCCGCGCTGCTGCTCTCGCGCTACGACGTCCTGCTGCTCGACGAGCCGACCAACGACCTCGACCTGGACGGGCTGGCCCGCCTGGAGCGCTTCGTCGCCGAGGCGCGGTCGGGCATCGTCGTGGTCAGCCACGACCGGGAGTTCCTCGCCCGCACCGTGACCCGGGTGGTGGAGCTCGACCTCGCCCAGCAGCTGGTCCGGGTGCACGACGGCGGCTACGAGTCCTACCTGGTCGAGCGCGAGGTGGCCCGGCGGCACGCGCGCGAGCAGTACGAGGACTACGCGGAGACGAGGTCCGAGCTCGAGGCCCGGGCGCGCATGCAGCGCAACTGGATGGCCAAGGGCGTGCGCAACGCCGTCCGCAAGGCCGGCAGCGAACCGGACAAGAACATCCGCGCGCACATGCGGGCCACCTCGGAGAAGCAGGCGGCCAAGGCGCGGATCACCGAGAAGCGCATCGAGCGGCTCGAGGAGGTGGAGGAGCCGCGCAAGGAGTGGGAGCTGCGCATGACGATCGCCGCGGCACCCCGGGCCGGCGCCGTCGTCGCCACCCTGCGCGGGGCGGTCGTGCGCCGCGGCGGCTTCACCCTCGGGCCGGTCGACCTGCAGGTCGACTGGGGCGACCGGCTCGCGATCACCGGCGCCAACGGCGCCGGCAAGTCCACCCTGCTGGGCGCGCTGCTCGGCCGGGTCGCGCTCGACGAGGGGACGGCGACGCTCGGGCCCTCGGTGCGGATCGGCGAGATCGACCAGGCCCGCGGCCGCTTCCTCGGCGGTGAGCAGCTGCTCGACGCGTTCTCCGCCGAGGTGCCGGACTGGCCCAGCTCGGAGGTGCGCACCCTGCTGGCCAAGTTCGGCCTGACCGCCGAGCACGTGCTGCGGCCGGCCGCGACGCTGTCACCGGGGGAGCGGACCCGCGCCGCGCTGGCGCTGCTGCAGGCGCGCGGGATCAACGTGCTGGTGCTCGACGAGCCGACCAACCACCTGGACCTGCCGGCGATCGAGCAGCTGGAGCAGGCGCTGGCCGGCTACGAGGGCACGTTGCTGCTGGTCACCCACGACCGCCGGATGCTCGAGGCGGTGCACACCACCCGGCGGCTGGTCGTCGCCGACGGCCGGGTCGCCGAGGCCTGA